From Acidobacteriota bacterium:
GTCGGTACACCATCCGTCACTGTCACCGTTTGGGCCGCCGATGGTCCGTTGTTTGTGAAGTTGACCGTATACGTCAGATTCCCTCCCGTCCCCACCGGGTCCGGGCTGTCCGTCTTCGTGACCGAAAGATCAGCCTGCGCCGTCACCGTCGTGGTTGCCGTCGCACTGTTGTTCGCCGGGTTCGGGTCCGCTCCTCCTCCCGCTGTCGCCGTGTTGCTGATGATTGATCCTGCCGTCACTCCGCTGTTGACGTTCACCACGATCTGGAACATGGCTGTTTCCCCATTCGCAACTGATGCTTTGGAAAACACCACGTTCCCGGTTCCTCCCACCGTTGGGGTACTCGGACTCCATCCCGTTCCACTCACGACACTTGCCGACACAAACGTCGTTCCCACCGGTACTCCATCCGTTACCGTCACTGAACTCGCATTCCCGGGTCCGTTGTTCACAAAGTTGATCGTGTAGGTCAGATTCGTTCCCGCCGTCACCGGGTCCGGGCTGTCGCTCTTGGTCACCGCCAGATCCGTTTGCACCTGGATCGTCGTCGTCGCCATTCCGCTGTTGTTCCCGGAGTTTGGATCCGTCGTCACGCTCGCCGCTGTTGCGGTGTTGGTGACGACTGTCCCGGCTGCCGTGCTCCCATCAACCGTCACCACGATGGTGAACACCGCCGTTTCACTCGCGCCTACGGTTGCCTTGCTGAATACCACATTTCCGGTCCCGCCCACTGACGGCGTGCTCGTGCTCCATCCCGTTCCCGTTGTCACCGTCGCTGACACGAACGTCGTGTTCGTCGGCACTCCATCCGTCACCGTCACCGTTTGTGCTTCGCTTGGTCCATTATTGCTGAAATTCACCGTGTAGGTGATGGTGTTTCCCGCAAAGGTTGGGTCTGGGCTGTCACCTTTGGTCACCGCCAGGTCCGCGCTCGTGCTCACCGTCGTCGTCGCTGTTCCGCTGTTATTTCCACTGCTCGGATCCGTTGTCGCCGTCGCGGTCGCCGCCGTGTTGCTGATGACGGTTCCGCTCGCCGTGCTTGCATTCACTTTCACCACGATTGAAAACACCGCTGTTTCGCTCGCTCCCACGGTTGCTTTCGAGAATACCACGTTCCCGGTTCCTCCTACGCTCGGCGCACTCGTGCTCCATCCCGTTCCCGTCGTCACCGTCGCCGACACAAACGTTGTGTTGGTCGGCACCCCATCCGTTACCGTTACCGTTTGGGCATCGCTTGGCCCATTGTTTGAGAAATTCACCGTGTACGTCAGGTTGTTCCCTCCTGTCACCGGGTCTGGACTGTCGCTCTTGCTCACCGAAAGGTCGGCGCTGGTATTGACTGTCGTGGTCGCCGTCGCACTGTTGTTTCCTCCAGTTGGATCGGTCGTCGCCGTGGCCGCCGTCGCCGTGTTGGTGATCGTCGCTCCGCTTGCCGTGTTTGAATTTACCTTCACCACGATGGTAAATACCGCTGTTTCACTCGCCGCCACCGTTGCTTTGGAAAACACCACGTTCCCGGTCCCACCCACCGATGGAGAACTTGTGCTCCAACCCGTTCCGGTCGTTACACTTGCCGAAACAAACGTCGTGTTGGTCGGCACCCCATCCGTTACCGTCACCGTCTGGGCATCACTTGGCCCGTTATTGGTGAAGTTCACCGTGTACGTCACATTATTTCCTGCCGTTACCGGGTCTGGACTGTCGCTCTTGGTCACCGAAAGGTCGGCGCTGGTGTTGACCGTCGTCGTCGCCATTCCGCTGTTGTTTCCTGAAACCGGATCGGACGTCGTTGCCCCCGCTGTCGCCGTGTTGGTGATCGTTGAGCCGTTCGCCGCATTCGCGTTCACCTTCACCACAATCGTGAAGACCGCCGTTTCCCCATTCGTCACCGTCGCTTTGGAAAACACCACATTCCCCGTCCCACCCACTGACGGTGCGCTGGTACTCCATCCCGTTCCGGTCGTGACTGATGCCGATACAAACGTCGTGTTCGTTGGAACTGCGTCCGTCACCGTTACCGTCGTCGCGTCTCCAGGCCCGCTATTGCTGAAGTTCACCGTGTAGGTAATGTTGTTCCCGGCAATCACCGGATCCGGACTGTCACTCTTTGTCACCGCCAGGTCCGCCTGGGTGTTCACCGTCGTCGTCGCCGTCCCGCTGTTGTTTCCACCCACCGGATCCGTCGTCGTGCTTGCCGCCGTCGCCGTGTTGGTAATCGTCGTTCCGTTCGGCGTGCTTCCGTTGACGTTGACCACTATCGTGAACACCGCCGTTTCCCCATTTGCCACCGATGCTTTGCTGAAAACAACGTTCCCGGTTCCACCAACCGATGGTGCACTGGTCCCCCAACCACTTCCAGTGGTTACGGTTGCCGACACGAACGTCGTGTTGGTCGGCACCCCGTCCGTCACCGTCACCGTGTCCGCGCTGTTCGGTCCGTTGTTGGTGAAGTTGATTGTGTAGGTCAGGTTATTCGTCACCACCACCGGGTCCGGGCTGTCGCTCTTGGTCACCGCCAGATCCGCCCTCCGGATCACCGTCGTCGTTGTCGTCCCGGTGTTGTTGGTCAGATTCGGGTCATATTTCGGACTTGCCGCTGTCGCCGAATTGGTGATCGTCGTTCCTTCGGCGACTCCCGCTCCCACCTGCACCACAATCGTGAATACCGCCGTTTCCGCGTTCGCCACCGAAGCCTTGCTGAACACCACGTTCCCCGTCCCGCCCACCGATGGTGCGCTGGTGCTCCATCCTGTTCCCGTCGTTACG
This genomic window contains:
- a CDS encoding DUF11 domain-containing protein, giving the protein MHQFGRALGLEVLDGEDHAHKLMSERMAVGVRRVPGTESRVQGTETRVQGSGFRVPGTEVEKLIGILSGWGLSDSFSNGFKVLPLYNNERDEAKELRPAGSLFNSRGAKPTVLTRVQGPESRESGIGNRESGAQIVTTSYWTGSGDRKDASPDSLNVPAWNPEPRTLNPEPRTPNPEPGLLRSGETVNTSIGALPAGKSVTVRFDVTIDNPPTAGTAQVCNQGTVSGGNFSNVVTDDPDVAGVANSTCTQLDAANLAVTKSDAPDPVIAGSNITYTVNFTNNGPSSANTVTVTDAVPTNTTFVSATVTTGTGWSTSAPSVGGTGNVVFSKASVANAETAVFTIVVQVGAGVAEGTTITNSATAASPKYDPNLTNNTGTTTTTVIRRADLAVTKSDSPDPVVVTNNLTYTINFTNNGPNSADTVTVTDGVPTNTTFVSATVTTGSGWGTSAPSVGGTGNVVFSKASVANGETAVFTIVVNVNGSTPNGTTITNTATAASTTTDPVGGNNSGTATTTVNTQADLAVTKSDSPDPVIAGNNITYTVNFSNSGPGDATTVTVTDAVPTNTTFVSASVTTGTGWSTSAPSVGGTGNVVFSKATVTNGETAVFTIVVKVNANAANGSTITNTATAGATTSDPVSGNNSGMATTTVNTSADLSVTKSDSPDPVTAGNNVTYTVNFTNNGPSDAQTVTVTDGVPTNTTFVSASVTTGTGWSTSSPSVGGTGNVVFSKATVAASETAVFTIVVKVNSNTASGATITNTATAATATTDPTGGNNSATATTTVNTSADLSVSKSDSPDPVTGGNNLTYTVNFSNNGPSDAQTVTVTDGVPTNTTFVSATVTTGTGWSTSAPSVGGTGNVVFSKATVGASETAVFSIVVKVNASTASGTVISNTAATATATTDPSSGNNSGTATTTVSTSADLAVTKGDSPDPTFAGNTITYTVNFSNNGPSEAQTVTVTDGVPTNTTFVSATVTTGTGWSTSTPSVGGTGNVVFSKATVGASETAVFTIVVTVDGSTAAGTVVTNTATAASVTTDPNSGNNSGMATTTIQVQTDLAVTKSDSPDPVTAGTNLTYTINFVNNGPGNASSVTVTDGVPVGTTFVSASVVSGTGWSPSTPTVGGTGNVVFSKASVANGETAMFQIVVNVNSGVTAGSIISNTATAGGGADPNPANNSATATTTVTAQADLSVTKTDSPDPVGTGGNLTYTVNFTNNGPSAAQTVTVTDGVPTNTTFVSASVTTGTGWSTSAPAVGGTGNVVFSKATVGAGETAQFEVVVAVNTGLAAGTTINNSATAASSTTDPVGGNNSGTAATAVIVGPNLAKAFNPPAVPPNSVSTLTFTVTNPNPGVGLTGVSFTDNLPVGMEVAGTPNVVNGCGGSVTASPAGTSIVVSGITLAPGASCTISVDVLATGLGSLVNTTDAVTSTNGGTGNQATATLVSIVNVNEPFQLLVADTNNHRIQKFDGTT